A genomic stretch from Arachis stenosperma cultivar V10309 chromosome 3, arast.V10309.gnm1.PFL2, whole genome shotgun sequence includes:
- the LOC130966271 gene encoding uncharacterized protein LOC130966271 — protein MEIEKAGAERKLQLQELENLRLEAYENSRIYKEKMKDVHDQNIKKREFQLGDFVLLYKSRLRLMPGKLRSKWEGPYRVEKAEPYGVYHLSHPSSSKLIKVNGHHLKLYHGEKVQKSKELEIFHLEDPHITTD, from the coding sequence ATGGAAATTGAGAAGgccggagctgaaaggaagttgcaactgcaggAACTGGAgaaccttcgcctagaagcttatgaaaacTCCAGAATATataaggaaaagatgaaagatGTGCATGATCAAAATATCAAGAAGAGAGAGTTCCAACTTGGAGATTTTGttctcctttacaaatctcgactgaggctcatgcccGGTAAGTTGAGATCAaaatgggaaggtccatacagagtAGAGAAGGCTGAACCGTAtggagtttatcacctaagccatccttcaagctctAAACTTATTAAGGTTAATGGACACCACCTGAAGCTGTACCATGGTGAGAAGGTGCAGAAAAGCAaggagcttgagatcttccACCTGGAAGATCCCCACATAACAACAgattga